The following are encoded together in the Bradyrhizobium sp. CCGUVB1N3 genome:
- a CDS encoding Fur family transcriptional regulator: protein MSLVKPAFPAPDHDHGRCTADALMHAEAVCEQRAQKFTPIRREVLKALLSSHRPLGAYEVIDELAKSMPRPAPITVYRALEFLMANSLVHRIESRNAYLACAHDHDAVSAVAFLICERCGLVGEIPAASVAQGLNAAARASGFAPKLSVVEITGTCTHCQKAS, encoded by the coding sequence ATGAGCCTCGTCAAACCCGCCTTTCCCGCGCCTGACCACGATCACGGCCGCTGCACCGCGGATGCCTTGATGCATGCGGAAGCCGTTTGCGAGCAGCGCGCGCAGAAATTCACGCCGATCCGCCGCGAGGTGCTCAAGGCGCTGCTCTCGAGCCACCGTCCGCTCGGGGCCTATGAGGTGATCGACGAGCTAGCCAAATCGATGCCGCGGCCGGCGCCGATCACGGTCTATCGCGCGCTCGAGTTCCTGATGGCCAATAGCCTCGTGCACCGGATCGAGAGCCGCAACGCCTATCTCGCCTGCGCCCACGACCACGACGCGGTCTCGGCGGTTGCGTTCCTGATCTGTGAGCGCTGCGGCCTCGTCGGCGAGATTCCGGCTGCGTCCGTCGCGCAAGGTCTCAATGCCGCGGCACGCGCCTCGGGTTTTGCCCCCAAACTGTCTGTGGTCGAGATCACAGGCACCTGCACCCATTGTCAGAAAGCTTCTTGA
- a CDS encoding MarR family winged helix-turn-helix transcriptional regulator, translating into MSRTSVDQNFLFTLGELYRLLRVYADKEASRYGITRAQWAVLAKVERSEGMKQSELAELLEMQPITLTRLIDKLCDSDWIERRSDASDRRVKRLYLKKAGRALLGRMSGLKSELTANALDGINPADAHRLLTQLETIKENVRHAIQTSGAEQARKEQRYG; encoded by the coding sequence ATGAGCCGCACGTCGGTCGATCAGAACTTCCTGTTCACGCTCGGCGAGCTCTATCGCCTGCTGCGGGTCTATGCCGACAAGGAGGCATCCCGCTACGGCATCACCCGCGCGCAATGGGCGGTGCTGGCCAAGGTCGAGCGCAGCGAGGGCATGAAGCAGTCCGAGCTCGCCGAGCTCCTGGAGATGCAGCCGATCACCCTGACGCGGCTGATCGACAAGCTCTGCGACAGCGACTGGATCGAGCGCCGCAGCGACGCCTCCGACCGCCGCGTCAAGCGCCTCTATCTGAAGAAGGCCGGCCGCGCGCTTCTCGGCAGGATGAGCGGCCTGAAGTCCGAGCTCACGGCCAACGCGCTCGACGGCATCAACCCGGCGGACGCCCATCGTCTGCTCACCCAACTCGAAACAATCAAGGAAAACGTGCGTCACGCCATCCAGACCAGCGGAGCGGAACAAGCACGCAAGGAGCAGCGCTATGGCTGA
- a CDS encoding HlyD family secretion protein, with protein sequence MADQVLKFAPEQKGNSGKPTKKLAAEPRRRLLAGLRRYRRFLLMVVLPAAAAIGGVTFYLHGGRYVGTDDAYVGAQKVLVTPDISGKIDKVVVREGQLVKQGDELFEIDPVPFRLAVEEAKAQLAQAKTTYDNLVANVKIYGQMLDLAQQGIDLKQRDVERKQALVKNNYGSQLDLDNASNAMVTAGAQAQFVKQQLSNAKTQLLGNPDLPLEEFPPYVQAKAKLDDAQRNLDHAVLRAPMSGVATQVDQIQLGRFVAAGTPVFSIVDIAHPWVDANPKESDLTYVAVGQSVTLEVDAFPNHVFKGKIGSLSPGTGAQFAILPPQNATGNFVKVVQRVPVRIYFDENDKFVKKLKAGMSVYATIDTGHQRSLAGLLGLSATANQDKED encoded by the coding sequence ATGGCTGATCAGGTCCTGAAATTCGCCCCCGAACAGAAGGGCAACAGCGGCAAGCCCACCAAGAAGCTGGCGGCCGAGCCGCGTCGCCGGCTGCTGGCCGGCCTGCGCCGCTATCGCCGCTTCCTCCTGATGGTGGTGTTACCCGCGGCGGCCGCGATCGGCGGCGTCACCTTCTATCTGCATGGCGGCCGCTATGTCGGCACCGACGATGCCTATGTCGGCGCGCAGAAAGTTCTGGTGACGCCCGACATCTCCGGCAAGATCGACAAGGTCGTCGTCAGGGAAGGCCAGCTCGTCAAGCAAGGCGACGAGCTGTTCGAGATCGATCCGGTCCCGTTCCGTCTCGCGGTGGAGGAGGCCAAGGCGCAGCTGGCGCAGGCCAAGACCACCTACGACAACCTCGTCGCCAACGTCAAAATCTACGGCCAGATGCTCGATCTCGCCCAGCAGGGCATCGACCTGAAGCAGCGCGACGTCGAGCGCAAGCAGGCGCTGGTGAAGAACAATTATGGCTCGCAGCTCGATCTGGACAACGCGTCGAACGCGATGGTCACGGCCGGCGCGCAGGCGCAGTTCGTCAAGCAGCAGCTCTCCAATGCGAAGACGCAGCTGCTCGGCAATCCCGACCTGCCGCTGGAGGAGTTCCCGCCCTATGTGCAGGCCAAGGCCAAGCTGGATGACGCCCAGCGCAATCTCGACCATGCCGTGCTGCGCGCCCCGATGAGCGGCGTGGCGACGCAGGTCGACCAGATCCAGCTCGGCCGCTTCGTCGCCGCCGGCACGCCGGTGTTCTCCATCGTCGACATCGCGCACCCCTGGGTCGACGCCAATCCGAAGGAGAGCGACCTCACCTATGTCGCGGTCGGGCAATCGGTCACGCTCGAGGTCGATGCGTTCCCCAACCATGTGTTCAAGGGCAAGATCGGCTCGCTGTCGCCGGGTACCGGCGCGCAGTTCGCGATCCTGCCGCCGCAGAACGCCACCGGCAATTTCGTCAAGGTCGTGCAGCGCGTGCCGGTGCGGATCTATTTCGACGAGAACGACAAGTTCGTGAAGAAGCTGAAGGCCGGCATGAGCGTCTATGCGACCATCGACACCGGCCACCAGCGCTCGCTCGCCGGCCTGCTCGGCCTGTCGGCGACCGCCAACCAGGACAAGGAAGACTGA
- a CDS encoding MDR family MFS transporter gives MSGPANTAMVPGLRRNMVTICAMTATIMQALDTTIANVALPYMQGTLSASQDQINWVLTSYIVAAAIMTAPVGWIANRYGRKRIFIICSAGFTLASVLCGLAQDINQMVLFRLLQGVFGAALVPLSQAVMLDSYTLQERAKAMSIWGMGVMMGPIMGPSLGAWLTETYSWHWVFFVNLPFGVITVLGLMVFMDETKKDLSLKFDWLGFTALAIAIGSLQLALDRGEQLGWLESNEIIAEFIVSAVAFYYFLAHSFTTSTPFIRFALFKDRNFVTGCVFMIVMGLVLFSTMALASPYMQNVIGYPIITAGLLLASRGFGTFFAMMLVGRMMRYFEARTLIIAGLTLTAGSLYQMTGWTDLTQAPEIVTVSIIQGFGFGLVFVPLSTVSFLTLPNNLRTDGTAMLTLMRNVASSVGISVVIAELTQGSRKTYAILSEHINPFNHALQMPDVRGMINLSTDAGRAMADRLVAVQAQIIAFAHDYQLVMIFILCTIPLALMIGSTKAALRKQAAGPEQAVME, from the coding sequence ATGTCCGGTCCGGCCAACACAGCGATGGTCCCCGGCCTGCGCCGGAACATGGTGACGATCTGCGCCATGACCGCGACCATCATGCAGGCGCTGGACACGACGATCGCCAACGTCGCTTTGCCCTACATGCAGGGCACGCTGTCTGCTTCCCAGGACCAGATCAACTGGGTCCTGACCTCCTACATCGTCGCCGCCGCGATCATGACCGCACCGGTGGGCTGGATCGCCAACCGCTACGGCCGCAAGCGCATCTTCATCATCTGCTCGGCCGGCTTCACCCTCGCCTCCGTGCTGTGCGGGCTCGCGCAGGACATCAACCAGATGGTGCTGTTCCGCCTGCTCCAGGGCGTGTTCGGCGCCGCGCTGGTGCCGCTGTCGCAGGCCGTGATGCTGGATTCCTACACGCTCCAGGAACGCGCCAAGGCGATGTCGATCTGGGGCATGGGCGTGATGATGGGCCCGATCATGGGCCCCTCGTTAGGGGCTTGGCTGACCGAGACCTATTCTTGGCACTGGGTGTTCTTCGTCAATCTGCCGTTCGGTGTGATCACCGTGCTCGGCCTGATGGTCTTCATGGATGAAACCAAGAAGGACCTCAGCCTCAAATTCGACTGGCTCGGCTTCACCGCGCTCGCCATCGCGATCGGCTCGCTTCAGCTCGCGCTCGACCGCGGCGAGCAACTCGGCTGGCTGGAATCCAACGAGATCATCGCCGAATTCATCGTCTCGGCCGTCGCCTTCTACTACTTCCTCGCACACTCCTTCACGACCTCGACGCCGTTCATCCGCTTTGCCCTCTTCAAGGATCGCAATTTCGTCACCGGCTGCGTCTTCATGATCGTGATGGGCCTTGTGCTGTTCTCGACCATGGCGCTGGCCTCGCCCTACATGCAGAACGTGATCGGTTATCCCATCATCACTGCCGGCCTGCTGCTCGCAAGCCGCGGCTTCGGCACCTTCTTCGCCATGATGCTGGTCGGCCGCATGATGCGCTATTTCGAGGCGCGCACCCTGATCATCGCAGGACTGACACTGACCGCAGGCTCGCTGTACCAGATGACCGGCTGGACCGACCTGACCCAGGCGCCGGAAATCGTGACCGTCAGCATCATCCAGGGCTTCGGCTTCGGCCTGGTGTTCGTGCCGCTGTCAACCGTCTCGTTCCTGACGCTGCCCAACAACTTGCGCACCGACGGCACCGCGATGCTGACGTTGATGCGCAACGTCGCCAGCTCGGTCGGCATTTCCGTCGTCATCGCCGAGCTGACGCAGGGCTCGCGCAAGACCTATGCGATCCTCTCCGAGCACATCAACCCGTTCAACCACGCGCTGCAGATGCCCGACGTGCGCGGCATGATCAATCTGTCCACCGACGCCGGCCGCGCTATGGCCGATCGGCTCGTGGCCGTACAGGCGCAGATCATCGCGTTCGCGCACGACTACCAGCTCGTGATGATCTTCATCCTCTGCACCATCCCGCTGGCCCTGATGATCGGCTCGACCAAGGCCGCGCTGCGCAAGCAGGCGGCGGGGCCGGAGCAAGCGGTGATGGAGTAA
- a CDS encoding ecdysteroid 22-kinase family protein, with product MTDSQLPAVTDATYLTGALRKAGALDRGAVREVKVLSSRDTILSHITRLGLRYVGESNGAPQSLILKTAHAEFGKNVPNAGRQEVAFYTKLAPSMPAQLVPRCFDGNFDEESFAWHLLLEDLTDSHEIATAWPLPPSRDHATAIVTSLARMHAVWWDHGRLGETVGTWMSTDDTARLMETFAGHYDRFADLLGDRLSEERRLLYRRFIEQSGRLFQRYHSRRNVTIVHGDAHTWNFLLPRAAVTDTVRIFDFDQWRISAPTSDLAYMMALQWYPETRQVLERPLLDTYYDTLIAHGVADYSRDALHRDYRLSVLWQITSAVWQWSVNIPPVIWWNNLQRVLMAVDDLGCEEFLE from the coding sequence ATGACAGATTCGCAACTGCCGGCCGTGACGGATGCTACCTATCTCACCGGCGCGCTGCGCAAGGCCGGCGCGCTGGACCGCGGCGCAGTGCGCGAGGTCAAGGTGCTGTCGTCGCGTGACACGATCCTGTCGCACATCACGCGCCTCGGCCTGCGCTATGTCGGTGAATCCAATGGCGCGCCGCAGTCCCTGATCCTCAAGACGGCCCATGCGGAGTTTGGCAAGAACGTGCCGAACGCGGGTCGGCAGGAGGTGGCGTTCTATACCAAGCTCGCACCCTCGATGCCGGCGCAGCTCGTGCCGCGCTGCTTCGACGGGAATTTCGACGAAGAGAGTTTTGCCTGGCATCTCCTGCTTGAAGACCTGACCGACAGCCACGAGATTGCAACCGCCTGGCCGCTGCCGCCCTCGCGCGATCATGCGACCGCGATCGTCACTTCACTGGCACGCATGCATGCGGTGTGGTGGGACCACGGCCGCCTCGGCGAAACCGTCGGCACCTGGATGAGCACCGACGACACCGCGAGGCTGATGGAAACCTTCGCTGGCCACTACGACCGCTTTGCCGATCTGCTCGGCGATCGCCTCAGCGAGGAGCGGCGACTGCTCTACCGCCGCTTCATCGAGCAGTCGGGCCGGCTGTTCCAGCGCTACCATTCGCGCCGCAATGTCACCATCGTCCACGGCGACGCCCATACTTGGAATTTCCTGCTGCCGCGCGCCGCGGTGACGGACACCGTGCGCATCTTCGACTTCGACCAGTGGCGCATCAGCGCGCCGACCAGCGACCTTGCCTATATGATGGCGTTGCAATGGTATCCCGAGACCCGTCAAGTGCTCGAACGACCGCTGCTGGACACCTATTACGATACGCTGATTGCGCATGGCGTGGCTGACTACAGCCGCGATGCGCTTCATCGCGACTATCGCCTGTCGGTGCTCTGGCAGATCACCAGCGCGGTCTGGCAATGGAGCGTCAACATCCCGCCGGTGATCTGGTGGAATAACCTCCAGCGGGTGCTGATGGCGGTCGATGACCTCGGCTGCGAGGAGTTTTTGGAGTGA
- a CDS encoding methyl-accepting chemotaxis protein: protein MKIRLSLSSAIIAFGIVLAIGFTAVVSTSLYALRELKVGGPLYSEIKLGNDLIADILPPPEYVIEAYLEATLAMREPDQVAAHAERLVQLRKDYDDRKTFWSGSSLGSDLKTALVVKSDAEVQKFWKLVSDQLLPALKGKDMAVAERAYAQLKDAYTAHRAVIDSIVESANKQNADMEKLAADRDSSITYILWSVSAAVLALIAAGLAGVAFGVVRPIVRMTEAMQKLATGDLAADVPFTHRQDEVGSMAGALLVFKQAAMDNGRLREEQLRTEQEAARTKRGALHRMAETVERETGRSVDTATAATHGVEQAASSLSEIARSLSSESQAVASASTQALSNSQTVSAAAEELSASIREIATQVARTSTVTRSAVAGREQARSTIQALAGSVRKIAEVSDLIGGIAGQTNLLALNATIEAARAGEAGRGFAVVAAEVKSLSDQTAKSTEEIARLIAEIQASTQAAVDAVETMGGHIVEIDGVATSVAAAMEEQDAATREIARSISESASAAREVSAKIGNVSRDANAVNAQAAEVRQAITGMSANLESLRAVVVRTVRESTAAA, encoded by the coding sequence ATGAAAATTCGTTTGTCGCTGTCTTCCGCGATCATTGCGTTCGGTATTGTTCTCGCCATCGGCTTCACGGCCGTCGTCTCCACCAGCCTCTATGCACTGCGCGAGCTCAAGGTCGGAGGCCCGCTCTACTCCGAGATCAAGCTCGGCAATGATCTGATCGCGGACATCCTGCCGCCGCCGGAATACGTCATCGAAGCCTATCTCGAGGCGACCCTTGCCATGCGCGAGCCGGATCAGGTGGCCGCCCATGCCGAGCGCCTGGTCCAGCTCCGCAAGGATTATGACGACCGCAAGACCTTCTGGAGCGGTTCGAGCCTCGGCTCGGATCTGAAGACCGCGCTCGTCGTGAAATCCGACGCCGAGGTGCAGAAATTCTGGAAGCTCGTGTCCGATCAGCTTCTGCCGGCCCTCAAGGGCAAGGACATGGCCGTCGCCGAGCGCGCCTACGCCCAGCTCAAGGACGCCTATACCGCGCATCGTGCCGTCATCGACAGCATCGTCGAGAGCGCCAACAAGCAGAACGCCGACATGGAGAAACTGGCCGCCGACCGCGACAGCTCGATCACCTATATTCTCTGGAGCGTCTCGGCCGCCGTGCTGGCTCTCATCGCCGCCGGCCTTGCCGGCGTCGCCTTCGGGGTGGTGCGTCCGATCGTGCGCATGACCGAAGCGATGCAGAAGCTCGCAACCGGCGACCTCGCCGCCGACGTACCCTTCACGCACCGCCAGGACGAGGTCGGCTCGATGGCCGGCGCGCTGCTGGTGTTCAAGCAGGCGGCGATGGACAATGGCCGCCTGCGCGAGGAGCAGCTGCGCACCGAGCAGGAGGCAGCACGGACCAAGCGCGGCGCCCTCCACCGGATGGCCGAGACGGTCGAGCGCGAGACCGGCCGTTCCGTCGACACGGCCACCGCGGCGACGCATGGCGTCGAGCAGGCCGCCTCGAGCCTGTCGGAGATCGCCCGTTCGCTGTCCTCGGAGTCGCAGGCGGTTGCCTCGGCCTCGACGCAGGCGCTGAGCAATTCGCAGACGGTTTCTGCCGCGGCCGAGGAGCTGAGCGCCTCGATCCGGGAGATCGCGACCCAGGTCGCGCGCACGAGCACGGTCACCAGATCGGCGGTCGCCGGGCGCGAGCAGGCGCGTTCGACCATTCAGGCGCTTGCCGGCTCGGTGAGGAAGATCGCGGAGGTCTCCGACCTGATCGGCGGCATCGCCGGCCAGACCAACCTCCTGGCGCTCAACGCCACGATCGAAGCGGCACGCGCGGGGGAAGCCGGCCGCGGTTTCGCGGTGGTGGCGGCCGAGGTGAAATCGCTGTCCGACCAGACCGCCAAATCCACCGAGGAGATCGCCCGCCTGATCGCCGAGATCCAGGCCTCGACGCAGGCCGCGGTCGATGCCGTCGAGACGATGGGTGGTCACATCGTGGAGATCGACGGCGTGGCGACGTCGGTTGCAGCTGCCATGGAAGAGCAGGATGCGGCGACGAGGGAGATCGCGCGGTCGATTTCCGAATCGGCCTCGGCTGCCAGGGAAGTCTCGGCCAAGATCGGTAATGTCAGCCGCGACGCCAATGCCGTGAACGCGCAGGCCGCCGAGGTCAGGCAGGCGATCACCGGAATGTCGGCGAACCTGGAATCGCTGCGCGCAGTCGTTGTCCGCACGGTGCGCGAATCGACCGCGGCGGCGTAA
- the pcaG gene encoding protocatechuate 3,4-dioxygenase subunit alpha has protein sequence MQDSVKPNGITPSQTVGPFFKYGLTPTGEYEWNDAFTNSTLTPDVTGDRLRIEGKVFDGDGVAIPDCMLEIWQADAQGRYADPQDKRALPNASFRGFARCGTDKEGNYSFDTIKPGVVPDPDGKPQAPHLLVAVFARGMLRHLYTRIYFSDDAGLASDPVLALVPADRRATLIATRDAAKPVYRLDLRLQGDEETVFFDV, from the coding sequence GTGCAGGATTCTGTGAAGCCCAACGGGATCACGCCATCGCAAACCGTCGGTCCGTTCTTCAAATACGGCCTGACGCCGACAGGCGAGTATGAGTGGAACGACGCCTTCACCAACTCGACGCTCACGCCTGACGTCACGGGCGACCGCCTCCGCATCGAGGGCAAGGTGTTCGACGGCGACGGTGTCGCCATTCCGGATTGCATGCTGGAGATCTGGCAGGCGGATGCGCAGGGACGCTACGCCGATCCGCAGGACAAGCGCGCGCTGCCGAACGCCAGCTTCCGCGGCTTTGCCCGCTGCGGCACCGACAAGGAGGGCAACTATTCCTTCGACACCATCAAGCCCGGCGTGGTGCCGGATCCCGACGGCAAGCCGCAGGCGCCGCATCTCCTGGTCGCGGTATTCGCGCGCGGCATGCTCCGGCATCTCTACACCCGTATCTATTTCAGCGACGATGCGGGCCTTGCCTCCGATCCCGTGCTGGCGCTGGTGCCAGCCGACCGCCGCGCGACGCTGATCGCAACGCGCGATGCGGCCAAGCCAGTCTATCGCCTCGACCTGCGGCTCCAGGGCGACGAGGAGACGGTGTTCTTCGACGTGTGA
- the pcaH gene encoding protocatechuate 3,4-dioxygenase subunit beta, with amino-acid sequence MTFIYPVDSNKAHPLPLSPDYKSSIKRAPHKPLIPMRHTLSELTGPVYGHETVREGDNDLTRMHKGEPLGERIIVHGHVLDEDGRGVPNSLVEIWQANACGRYVHVRDQHPAPLDPNFTGAGRTQSDASGYYRFVTIKPGAYPWGNHHNAWRPAHIHLSVFGHSFVTRLVTQMYFPGDPLFPFDPIFNAVPDEKARGRMVSSFDLENTQPEWALCYRFNIVLRGQNATPMENT; translated from the coding sequence ATGACATTCATCTATCCCGTCGACAGCAACAAGGCGCATCCCTTGCCGCTGTCGCCCGACTACAAGAGCTCGATCAAGCGGGCGCCGCACAAGCCCCTGATCCCGATGCGCCACACGCTGTCGGAGCTGACCGGCCCGGTCTACGGCCACGAGACCGTGCGCGAAGGCGACAATGATCTCACCCGCATGCACAAGGGCGAGCCGCTCGGCGAGCGGATCATCGTGCACGGCCACGTGCTCGACGAGGACGGCCGCGGCGTTCCGAATTCGCTGGTCGAGATCTGGCAGGCCAATGCCTGCGGCCGCTACGTGCATGTGCGCGACCAGCATCCTGCGCCGCTCGATCCGAACTTCACGGGCGCCGGCCGCACCCAGAGCGATGCGTCGGGCTACTACCGCTTCGTCACCATCAAGCCGGGCGCTTACCCCTGGGGCAATCATCATAATGCCTGGCGGCCCGCGCACATCCACCTCTCGGTGTTCGGCCATTCCTTCGTCACGCGCCTGGTGACGCAGATGTATTTCCCCGGCGATCCGCTGTTCCCGTTCGATCCGATCTTCAACGCGGTGCCGGACGAGAAGGCGCGCGGGCGGATGGTCTCGTCGTTCGATCTCGAGAACACCCAGCCCGAATGGGCGCTGTGCTATCGCTTCAATATCGTGCTGCGCGGCCAGAACGCCACGCCAATGGAGAACACTTAA
- a CDS encoding dioxygenase, with translation MIIEREQDVTAAALAVMERTSDPRLRQIMVSLVKHLHAFVRDVRLTEAEFRDATAIVAELGKLTTDTHNEVVLMAGSLGVSPLVCLLNNGDQGNTETDQSLLGPFWRLNSPRVENGGSIVRSETPGAPLFVSARVVDKDGRPVAGAEVDVWHASPVGLYENQDPEQADMNLRGKFTTDRDGRFSFRSVMMVGYPIPTNGVVGRLLKAQSRHPYRPAHLHALILKSGFKVLISQVYDPADPYIDSDVQFGVTQALIGKFLRHDTPHPTEREVATPWYSLDHTYRLEAGEAVLPRPPIK, from the coding sequence ATGATCATCGAGCGTGAGCAGGACGTTACGGCCGCGGCACTGGCGGTGATGGAGCGGACATCCGATCCGCGGCTTCGCCAGATCATGGTTTCCCTGGTCAAGCACCTGCATGCCTTCGTCCGCGATGTCCGCCTGACCGAGGCGGAATTCCGCGATGCCACGGCGATCGTGGCCGAGCTCGGCAAGCTGACGACCGACACGCATAATGAAGTCGTGCTGATGGCCGGCTCGCTCGGCGTCTCCCCGCTGGTGTGCCTGCTCAACAATGGCGATCAGGGCAATACGGAAACCGACCAGTCGCTGCTCGGGCCGTTCTGGCGATTGAACTCGCCGCGGGTCGAGAATGGCGGATCGATCGTCCGCTCCGAGACGCCGGGTGCGCCGCTGTTCGTCAGCGCCCGCGTCGTCGATAAAGACGGCCGTCCCGTCGCCGGCGCTGAGGTCGATGTCTGGCACGCTTCGCCCGTCGGTCTCTATGAGAACCAGGATCCCGAGCAGGCGGACATGAACCTGCGCGGCAAGTTCACGACCGACCGGGACGGACGCTTCTCCTTCCGCTCGGTGATGATGGTTGGCTATCCCATTCCGACCAACGGCGTGGTTGGCCGCCTCCTCAAGGCGCAGAGCCGGCATCCCTATCGTCCCGCGCATCTGCACGCGCTGATCCTCAAGTCCGGATTCAAGGTGCTGATCTCGCAGGTCTACGACCCCGCTGATCCCTACATCGACAGCGACGTGCAGTTCGGCGTGACGCAGGCGCTGATCGGCAAGTTCCTGCGCCACGATACGCCGCATCCGACCGAGCGCGAGGTTGCGACGCCCTGGTATTCGCTCGACCACACCTACCGGCTCGAGGCCGGCGAGGCCGTGCTGCCGCGTCCGCCGATCAAATAG